From one Lolium rigidum isolate FL_2022 chromosome 4, APGP_CSIRO_Lrig_0.1, whole genome shotgun sequence genomic stretch:
- the LOC124648665 gene encoding LOW QUALITY PROTEIN: uncharacterized protein LOC124648665 (The sequence of the model RefSeq protein was modified relative to this genomic sequence to represent the inferred CDS: inserted 1 base in 1 codon; substituted 1 base at 1 genomic stop codon): MSWSELPADLVSGIADRITEHADLARFHSVCPSWRSASAAHAARRRVPLLLVPSKXSSANHGLWSHADDRIVEISVPATSGFFFLFASPRGWTLGVTHDGASAKLLHPITGASESLPKLPPSFFRDGDRKILRDMVWDRSPDAIMVSPGKGAFFCRLPPCGGGGSWSPVAGCSLQNAGRVSSITYCDGTFYLLDGSTRRVMAVDGTTFAVAGGXISSSSAPVMVLPARFWLEPNSVLVASSGELLLIVRTSLLLEVVYHSSEGFLKIFRADVRGPAAAWSEVTDGSGIGDRAVFVDHFRGFCVEASGVNGLRRNCMYVARGYEVVDDDYGMDVYAKFTVSVLDLAELATENLEYGNLSKFRDGSLWRWPSWLMTNLH, translated from the exons ATGAGCTGGTCCGAGCTGCCAGCCGATCTCGTATCGGGGATCGCCGACAGGATCACCGAGCACGCAGACCTCGCGCGCTTCCACTCGGTGTGCCCATCCTGGCGCTCGGCCTCCGCGGCCCATGCCGCCCGTCGCCGCGTCCCACTGCTTCTCGTCCCCTCCA TCTCCAGCGCCAACCACGGTCTTTGGTCCCACGCCGACGACAGGATCGTGGAGATCTCCGTCCCCGCCACCAGcggtttcttcttcctcttcgcttCGCCGCGCGGCTGGACGCTCGGCGTGACCCACGACGGCGCCTCGGCCAAGCTGCTGCACCCCATCACCGGCGCGTCGGAGAGCCTGCCCAAGCTGCCGCCAtcgttcttccgcgacggcgatcGGAAGATCCTCCGTGACATGGTTTGGGATCGGTCGCCGGACGCGATCATGGTCTCGCCGGGAAAGGGCGCCTTCTTCTGTCGGCTGCCCccgtgtggcggcggcggatcgtgGAGTCCGGTCGCCGGGTGCTCGCTGCAGAACGCTGGCCGTGTCAGCAGCATCACCTACTGCGACGGCACGTTCTACCTCCTGGACGGGAGCACCCGCAGGGTCATGGCCGTGGACGGCACAACCTTCGCTGTCGCCGGC GGATAAATTTCCTCCAGCTCCGCCCCGGTCATGGTCTTGCCAGCGCGCTTCTGGCTCGAACCCAACTCCGTGCTCGTTGCGTCGTCCGGCGAGCTCCTTCTGATCGTCAGGACGAGCCTCTTGCTTGAAGTAGTATATCACAGCTCGGAGGGCTTTCTCAAGATCTTCCGCGCGGACGTCCGGGGCCCGGCAGCCGCGTGGTCGGAGGTCACCGACGGCAGCGGCATCGGTGACCGCGCCGTGTTCGTGGACCACTTCCGCGGGTTCTGCGTCGAGGCCAGCGGGGTCAACGGGTTGAGGAGGAACTGCATGTACGTGGCCAGAGGGTACGAGGTGGTCGACGACGACTACGGGATGGACGTCTACGCCAAGTTCACCGTGTCCGTGCTCGACCTCGCCGAACTTGCCACCGAGAATCTCGAGTACGGGAACCTGAGCAAgttccgcgacggttcgctctggCGGTGGCCTTCCTGGTTAATGACAAATTTGCACTGA